The Mycolicibacterium boenickei genome has a segment encoding these proteins:
- a CDS encoding DMT family transporter, which translates to MPMRTATTVTFFYALGYPIGNLAVHALSPMAVLAFRFGLAGLFLGTWAALARVRFPTGRKLLHVAFAGLLMQAVQFCALYIAIQHGAPAVLCAVVIAMNPVATALLAAVFLRDRLTPRRVLALVLGVAAVLAACATRLMASGGIDPAVGLLLVALLGLAAGGVYQQRFCSDVDFRASTSVQNAVAFIPALALALTTPVEVHDVTKAVLAVAGVVLLNAMLGVSLYVRAINLHGASAVAMLFCVIPAVAGVLSWFMLGERVNLGIAAGLVLGAVACWLNASGARGLGEKRQDDPADDGRGQHRIDTVHDPAVAG; encoded by the coding sequence ATGCCGATGCGCACGGCGACGACCGTGACGTTCTTCTACGCCCTGGGCTATCCGATCGGCAACCTCGCGGTACATGCGCTGTCTCCGATGGCGGTGCTGGCCTTCCGATTCGGGCTGGCCGGCCTGTTCCTCGGCACCTGGGCGGCGCTGGCCCGGGTCCGCTTTCCCACCGGCCGCAAGCTGCTCCACGTCGCCTTCGCGGGTCTGCTGATGCAGGCCGTGCAGTTCTGCGCGCTCTACATCGCGATTCAGCACGGCGCGCCGGCAGTGCTCTGCGCGGTGGTCATCGCGATGAACCCGGTCGCGACGGCATTGCTGGCCGCGGTGTTCCTGCGCGACCGCTTGACACCGCGCCGGGTGCTCGCCTTGGTGTTGGGCGTCGCCGCTGTCTTGGCGGCCTGCGCGACGCGACTGATGGCCTCGGGCGGGATCGACCCCGCGGTCGGATTGTTGTTGGTGGCATTGCTCGGCCTGGCCGCCGGCGGGGTCTATCAGCAGAGGTTCTGCTCCGATGTCGACTTCCGGGCTTCAACATCGGTGCAGAACGCCGTCGCGTTCATACCGGCCCTGGCGCTTGCGCTCACCACACCGGTCGAGGTGCATGACGTCACCAAGGCCGTGCTGGCGGTGGCAGGCGTGGTGCTGCTCAATGCCATGCTCGGGGTGTCGCTGTACGTGCGAGCCATCAATCTGCACGGCGCCTCGGCGGTCGCGATGCTGTTCTGCGTCATCCCCGCGGTCGCCGGGGTGTTGTCCTGGTTCATGCTCGGCGAGCGGGTGAACCTCGGAATCGCCGCGGGACTGGTCCTCGGAGCTGTCGCGTGCTGGCTGAACGCGTCAGGTGCACGCGGGCTAGGCGAGAAGCGTCAGGACGATCCAGCCGACGACGGCCGAGGGCAGCATCGCATCGATACGGTCCATGATCCCGCCGTGGCCGGGTAG
- a CDS encoding phosphatidate cytidylyltransferase, which produces MADQQVPFVTDTPVGEPQKKQSRAGRDLPAAIAVGVVLGAMAIGTLLFAPIWWLPLLAVAIAIATHEVVRRLREHGYALPAIPLLLGGQAMIWLTWPYGALGLVGAYGGTIVVCMVWRLIGQGLDRQPVNYLRDIAVTVLLATWVPFFAAFTALLIFADHGGARVFTIIVTVVFADIGGYVAGVLFGKHLLAPAISPKKSWEGLGGSLVFGITAAVLSVAFLLDKPAWVGAPLGLLLVVTGVLGDLVESQIKRDLGIKDMGTLLPGHGGIMDRIDAMLPSAVVGWIVLTLLA; this is translated from the coding sequence ATGGCCGATCAGCAAGTACCTTTCGTGACAGACACACCGGTCGGAGAACCGCAGAAAAAACAGTCCCGGGCCGGCCGTGACCTGCCGGCCGCCATCGCCGTCGGCGTCGTCCTCGGCGCCATGGCGATCGGGACACTCCTGTTCGCGCCGATTTGGTGGCTGCCGTTGCTCGCGGTGGCCATCGCCATCGCCACCCATGAGGTGGTCCGGCGGCTGCGCGAGCACGGTTACGCGTTGCCCGCCATCCCGCTACTCCTCGGCGGCCAGGCGATGATCTGGCTGACCTGGCCGTACGGCGCGCTCGGCCTGGTGGGCGCCTACGGCGGGACGATCGTCGTCTGCATGGTGTGGCGTCTGATCGGGCAAGGTCTGGACCGGCAACCGGTCAACTATCTGCGCGATATCGCCGTCACGGTCCTACTCGCCACGTGGGTGCCGTTCTTCGCGGCCTTCACCGCACTCCTGATCTTCGCCGACCACGGCGGCGCCAGGGTGTTCACCATCATCGTGACGGTCGTCTTCGCCGACATCGGCGGCTATGTCGCGGGCGTCCTGTTCGGCAAGCACCTGCTGGCGCCGGCGATCAGCCCCAAGAAATCCTGGGAGGGCCTCGGCGGCTCGCTCGTATTCGGCATCACCGCGGCCGTCCTCTCTGTGGCGTTCCTGCTGGACAAGCCCGCATGGGTGGGCGCGCCGCTGGGCCTGTTGCTGGTCGTCACCGGCGTGCTCGGCGACCTGGTCGAATCGCAGATCAAGCGTGACCTCGGCATCAAGGACATGGGGACGCTGCTACCCGGCCACGGCGGGATCATGGACCGTATCGATGCGATGCTGCCCTCGGCCGTCGTCGGCTGGATCGTCCTGACGCTTCTCGCCTAG
- the frr gene encoding ribosome recycling factor translates to MIDETLFDAEEKMEKAVSVARDDLATIRTGRANPGMFSRINIDYYGAMTPITQMASINVPEARMVVIKPYEAAQLKPIEDAIRNSDLGVNPTNDGSIIRISIPQLTEERRRDLVKQAKSKGEDAKVSVRNIRRKAMEELSRIKKDGEAGEDEVGRAEKDLDKSTHTYTSQIDDLVKHKEGELLEV, encoded by the coding sequence GTGATCGACGAAACTCTCTTCGACGCTGAAGAGAAGATGGAAAAGGCCGTGAGTGTGGCGCGGGACGACCTGGCCACCATTCGGACCGGCCGGGCCAATCCGGGCATGTTCTCCCGCATCAACATCGACTACTACGGGGCGATGACGCCGATCACGCAGATGGCGAGCATCAATGTCCCCGAGGCGCGCATGGTCGTCATCAAGCCCTACGAGGCCGCGCAGCTCAAGCCGATCGAGGACGCGATCCGCAACTCCGACCTCGGGGTCAACCCGACCAACGACGGCAGCATCATTCGGATCTCGATTCCGCAGCTCACCGAGGAGCGCCGGCGCGACCTGGTCAAGCAGGCCAAGTCCAAGGGCGAGGACGCAAAGGTGTCGGTGCGCAACATCCGCCGTAAGGCGATGGAAGAGCTGAGCCGGATCAAGAAAGACGGCGAAGCCGGCGAGGACGAGGTCGGACGGGCCGAGAAGGACCTCGACAAGTCCACCCACACCTACACCAGCCAGATCGACGACCTGGTCAAACACAAGGAAGGCGAACTGCTGGAGGTCTGA
- the pyrH gene encoding UMP kinase produces the protein MADPNITGEGAAPIRPFYTRVLLKLGGEMFGGGEVGLDPDVVHQVARQIAAVVRSGVQVAVVIGGGNFFRGAQLQQRGMERTRSDYMGMLGTVMNSLALQDFLQKEGIDTRVQTAITMGQVAEPYIPLRAVRHLEKGRVVIFGAGMGLPYFSTDTTAAQRALEIGADVVLMAKAVDGVYTADPREDPNAELLTEVSHREVIDRGLRVADATAFSLCMDNRMPMLVFNLLTEGNIARAVAGEKIGTLVTT, from the coding sequence ATGGCGGATCCGAATATCACCGGCGAGGGCGCAGCACCCATCCGTCCCTTCTACACGAGGGTTCTGCTGAAGCTTGGCGGAGAGATGTTCGGCGGTGGCGAGGTCGGCCTCGACCCCGATGTCGTTCATCAGGTGGCCCGCCAGATCGCCGCGGTGGTACGTAGCGGCGTCCAGGTCGCGGTCGTGATCGGCGGCGGCAACTTCTTCCGTGGCGCCCAACTGCAGCAGCGCGGCATGGAGCGCACGCGCAGCGACTACATGGGCATGCTCGGAACCGTGATGAACAGCCTTGCGCTGCAGGACTTCCTGCAGAAAGAGGGCATCGACACCCGCGTGCAGACCGCCATCACCATGGGCCAGGTCGCCGAGCCGTACATCCCGCTGCGGGCCGTGCGGCACCTCGAAAAGGGTCGCGTCGTCATCTTCGGTGCCGGCATGGGCCTGCCGTACTTCTCCACCGACACCACCGCCGCGCAGCGCGCCCTGGAGATCGGGGCCGACGTGGTACTGATGGCCAAGGCCGTCGACGGCGTCTACACCGCCGACCCGCGCGAGGATCCGAACGCCGAGCTGCTCACCGAGGTCAGCCATCGCGAGGTCATCGATCGCGGCCTGCGGGTCGCCGATGCCACCGCCTTCAGTTTGTGCATGGACAACCGGATGCCGATGCTGGTGTTCAACCTGCTTACCGAAGGCAATATCGCCCGCGCGGTGGCGGGTGAGAAGATCGGAACACTGGTCACCACCTAA
- a CDS encoding class I SAM-dependent methyltransferase — translation MTTPSEMSDAMFESAYRGEAPEFAGVRPPWSIGEPQPEIAALIAEGKVHGDVLDAGCGEAATALDLAARGFTTVGLDQSATAIDLARAEAAKRGLTNATFEVADISAFTGYDGRFGTIIDSTLFHSMPVELRDGYQQSIVRAAAPGASYFVLVFDKGTMGDTGPANPVSEDELREVVGKYWVIDDVRPARIHAHVPAQFANFADFAGADIRDEGNDRKSIAAWLLQAHLG, via the coding sequence ATGACCACACCAAGCGAAATGTCTGACGCAATGTTCGAATCGGCCTACCGCGGTGAGGCTCCCGAATTCGCCGGAGTGCGCCCGCCGTGGAGTATCGGCGAACCGCAGCCCGAGATCGCGGCGCTGATCGCCGAAGGCAAAGTCCATGGCGACGTGCTCGACGCCGGCTGTGGGGAGGCGGCCACCGCGCTGGACCTGGCGGCACGGGGATTCACCACCGTCGGGCTGGACCAGTCGGCCACCGCCATCGACCTGGCCCGGGCCGAGGCCGCCAAGCGTGGGCTGACCAACGCCACCTTCGAGGTCGCCGACATCAGCGCGTTCACCGGTTACGACGGCCGCTTCGGGACGATCATCGACTCGACTCTGTTCCACTCGATGCCCGTCGAACTGCGGGATGGGTACCAGCAGTCGATCGTGCGCGCCGCCGCGCCCGGTGCCTCGTACTTCGTGCTGGTGTTCGACAAGGGAACGATGGGTGACACCGGGCCCGCGAATCCGGTCAGCGAGGACGAATTGCGCGAGGTCGTCGGCAAGTACTGGGTGATCGACGATGTGCGGCCGGCGCGAATCCACGCCCATGTGCCAGCGCAATTCGCCAACTTCGCGGATTTCGCCGGAGCGGACATTCGCGACGAGGGCAACGACCGCAAATCGATCGCCGCCTGGCTCCTTCAGGCGCACCTGGGGTAG
- a CDS encoding MarR family winged helix-turn-helix transcriptional regulator gives MNSDMGGILEEQPLGYLMYRVVAVLQPKVTAQLQPLGLTLPEFVCLRVLSMAPGQSNAELARHTNVSPQAMNNVLRGLQDRGAVRRPATVNSGRALPAELTAEGAGLLKRAEAAVLAAEDEVLDRLDTEQRRELKRLLAHAVI, from the coding sequence ATGAACTCCGATATGGGGGGCATCCTGGAAGAGCAGCCTCTCGGTTACCTGATGTATCGCGTGGTCGCGGTGTTGCAGCCCAAGGTCACCGCGCAGCTGCAACCACTCGGGCTCACGCTGCCGGAGTTCGTCTGCCTGCGAGTGCTGTCCATGGCCCCCGGTCAGTCCAACGCCGAGCTCGCCCGGCACACCAACGTCTCACCGCAGGCGATGAACAACGTGCTGCGCGGACTGCAGGACCGGGGCGCGGTGCGCAGGCCTGCCACCGTCAATTCCGGACGGGCGCTGCCGGCCGAGCTCACCGCCGAGGGAGCCGGATTGCTCAAGCGCGCCGAAGCCGCCGTGCTCGCCGCCGAAGACGAGGTACTCGACCGGCTCGACACCGAGCAGCGACGCGAACTCAAGCGACTCCTGGCCCACGCGGTGATCTGA
- a CDS encoding glycerate kinase: MKIVLAPDSFKESMTASQAVAAMREGVRSVLPDAECIGVPMADGGEGTVDAVVDALGGERITVEVSDPLGRPAHATYGYVAARRLAVIEMASASGLELVAKPDRDVLRASTFGVGQLIISALDHGATELLIGIGGSATNDGGTGMLTALGASFTDTAGDVLPPGGAALAGLRHIDVSGMDTRLADTHIRIASDVTAPLLGTGGASAVFGPQKGADPKDVEVLEAALTRLVAVTDTALGHARPDRPGAGAAGGLGFGLMEFLAAECVPGVDLIAQTVGLRRSLSGADWVFTGEGSVDAQTMLGKTPFGVAQLAVGSGARVVIFAGRVAADADVLLANGVEKLVAITEPGTPLDQALRDGPAALTRAAAAVCRAPVAEATGLPPR; encoded by the coding sequence ATGAAGATCGTTCTGGCCCCGGACTCGTTCAAAGAGTCGATGACAGCGTCGCAAGCGGTGGCGGCGATGCGCGAGGGTGTCCGGTCGGTACTGCCCGACGCCGAGTGCATCGGGGTGCCGATGGCCGACGGTGGTGAGGGGACGGTGGACGCCGTCGTCGACGCACTCGGCGGCGAGCGCATCACGGTCGAGGTCAGCGATCCACTCGGGCGGCCCGCTCACGCCACGTACGGCTATGTCGCCGCGCGCCGGCTGGCCGTGATCGAGATGGCCAGCGCCTCCGGACTGGAACTGGTTGCCAAGCCTGACCGGGATGTCCTGCGTGCCAGCACATTCGGGGTCGGACAACTCATCATTTCGGCACTGGATCACGGCGCGACCGAGCTGCTGATCGGGATCGGCGGATCGGCGACGAACGACGGCGGAACCGGCATGCTCACCGCCCTGGGCGCCTCCTTCACCGACACCGCGGGTGACGTACTGCCACCCGGCGGTGCGGCATTGGCCGGGCTCCGGCACATCGACGTCTCGGGTATGGATACCCGACTGGCTGACACCCACATCCGGATCGCGTCCGACGTCACGGCGCCGCTGCTCGGAACAGGTGGTGCCAGTGCGGTTTTCGGCCCGCAGAAGGGTGCAGACCCCAAGGATGTGGAGGTGCTCGAAGCCGCGCTGACGCGACTGGTGGCGGTGACCGACACCGCACTCGGGCACGCCCGGCCCGACCGCCCGGGGGCCGGCGCCGCCGGCGGGCTCGGCTTCGGCCTGATGGAATTCCTTGCCGCCGAATGCGTCCCCGGCGTCGACCTGATCGCCCAGACGGTGGGACTGCGACGATCACTGAGCGGAGCGGACTGGGTGTTCACCGGAGAAGGCAGCGTCGATGCCCAGACCATGCTGGGCAAGACGCCGTTCGGGGTCGCCCAGCTGGCCGTGGGCAGCGGTGCACGGGTGGTGATCTTCGCCGGCCGCGTGGCAGCCGATGCCGACGTCCTGCTGGCCAACGGTGTGGAGAAGCTGGTGGCCATCACCGAGCCGGGCACCCCGCTGGACCAGGCCCTGCGTGACGGCCCCGCCGCATTGACCCGCGCGGCCGCCGCGGTGTGCCGGGCCCCTGTAGCGGAAGCTACAGGATTGCCGCCGCGATGA
- a CDS encoding DUF350 domain-containing protein, with protein MTTTMVALGSDYWSLLGHGVSAIVLYSIVGVALMVLGFYVIDWTTPGPLRTLVQAGRPNAAAVAASGVVSMAFIVVMAIYSSSGDLIQGLITTLVFGLLGIAAQAFSVRLVGAIKGIDIGGVLASEKFTPQVLVVTASYVAFGLIIAAAIL; from the coding sequence ATGACTACCACCATGGTTGCGCTCGGCTCCGATTACTGGTCACTCCTCGGCCACGGGGTGTCGGCGATCGTGCTGTACTCGATCGTCGGCGTGGCGCTGATGGTCCTGGGTTTCTACGTCATCGACTGGACCACGCCCGGTCCGTTGCGGACCCTGGTGCAGGCCGGGCGCCCCAACGCCGCTGCAGTGGCGGCCTCCGGTGTGGTGTCGATGGCCTTCATCGTCGTCATGGCCATCTACAGCTCGTCAGGTGACCTGATCCAGGGCCTGATCACCACGCTGGTGTTCGGCCTGTTGGGTATTGCGGCCCAGGCCTTCTCGGTCCGGTTGGTCGGTGCGATCAAGGGTATCGACATCGGCGGCGTTCTCGCCTCCGAAAAATTCACCCCGCAGGTCCTGGTCGTGACGGCTTCGTATGTGGCCTTCGGCCTGATCATCGCGGCGGCAATCCTGTAG
- a CDS encoding glutathionylspermidine synthase family protein, with protein MRRQRSSPRPGWEQIVADQGMCYGTPARDATGADRPYWDESVHYVFDMDEVLSIEASVEVLHSMCLEAVEHVVLTGRYRDFGLPEWSWEHIEKSWRRSDPHLYGRFDLRYDGRRPPVLLEYNADTPTTLLEAAILQWHWKTDVYPADDQWNSLHEKLVARWTEIRDRLPGAETYFTWSGAEHTGEDHVTVAYLQECAAEAGLHTVGLAIEDIGFDRDLDRFVDLEEAPMSSIFKLYPWEWMLDDDFGRRAVEQLPATMWVEPLWKTLLSNKAILAVLWEMYPGHPNLLPAYVDDPHELTDYVRKPKLGREGANITIVGAGYETETGGVYGEEGYVYQLLDPLPQFDDMRPALGAWIVGDESAGLGIRETSGLVTDNGAAFVPHRIPQ; from the coding sequence ATGCGCCGCCAACGCAGTTCCCCGCGACCAGGCTGGGAACAGATCGTCGCCGACCAGGGGATGTGTTACGGGACTCCGGCGCGGGACGCGACCGGGGCCGACCGCCCGTACTGGGACGAATCGGTGCACTACGTGTTCGACATGGACGAGGTGCTGTCGATCGAGGCCTCTGTCGAGGTGTTGCACTCGATGTGCCTGGAGGCCGTAGAGCACGTGGTGCTGACGGGCCGGTACCGCGATTTCGGGCTTCCCGAGTGGAGCTGGGAACACATCGAGAAGTCCTGGCGGCGCAGCGATCCACACCTCTACGGCAGATTCGACCTGCGCTACGACGGTCGCAGGCCGCCGGTCCTGCTGGAATACAACGCCGATACACCGACCACCCTGCTGGAAGCGGCGATCCTGCAGTGGCACTGGAAGACCGATGTCTACCCGGCCGACGATCAGTGGAACTCGTTGCACGAGAAGCTGGTTGCCCGCTGGACGGAGATCCGCGACCGCCTGCCGGGAGCCGAGACCTACTTCACCTGGTCGGGGGCCGAGCACACCGGTGAGGATCACGTCACCGTGGCCTACCTGCAGGAGTGTGCGGCCGAGGCCGGCCTGCACACGGTGGGCCTGGCCATCGAGGACATCGGGTTCGACCGCGACCTCGACCGGTTCGTCGACTTGGAGGAAGCTCCGATGTCGTCGATCTTCAAGCTCTACCCGTGGGAGTGGATGCTCGACGACGATTTCGGCCGCCGGGCCGTCGAACAGTTGCCGGCCACCATGTGGGTGGAACCGCTGTGGAAGACGTTGCTGAGCAACAAGGCCATCCTGGCGGTGCTGTGGGAGATGTACCCCGGGCATCCGAATCTGTTGCCCGCCTATGTCGATGACCCACACGAGCTGACCGACTACGTGCGCAAACCCAAACTCGGGCGAGAGGGCGCCAACATCACCATCGTGGGCGCCGGGTACGAGACCGAGACAGGCGGCGTGTACGGCGAAGAGGGCTACGTTTACCAATTGCTCGACCCGCTACCGCAATTCGACGATATGCGCCCCGCACTTGGAGCGTGGATCGTCGGTGACGAATCCGCCGGACTCGGGATCCGCGAGACCTCGGGTCTCGTCACCGACAACGGCGCCGCCTTTGTGCCACACCGCATCCCGCAGTGA
- a CDS encoding primary-amine oxidase encodes MTMDSTLVPTESTDVAGRYPLDPLTGAEIEAAAAVISESAYATPTLKFVMIQLAEPAKTAALSFAGEAEVPRQAFVTMYDGAAKLIYEAVVDLDARVIDSWTPIPGRFPSYLVEHMTGVEEKVRDDPRWQEAMRKRGVTDFSLAMIDPWPAGYYGAQDHYENSPLICRPLTFMRAAPSENGYARPVEGLIVTFDLDSMEIIDIEDHGAVPLPSKAGNYSGQFMFTPDNRPAFTQFRDDVKAIDITQPHGPSFKVDGWNVTWQKWSLRVGFNPREGLVLHEVTYADRGEVRPIMYRAALSEMVVPYGDSSPTHWNKNVFDMGEVGMGFSANPLTLGCDCLGEIFYFDGTVNDSSGNAVTIPNAICMHEEDYGISWKHTDFRTGEVEVRRSRRLVISMICTVGNYEYGFFWYFYNDASIEMEVKLTGVLTTGAIPDGETPRWGKMVAPGMYGPNHQHFFNFRMDMSVDGPANSVYEVDSVPEPDPELNPHHNAWITRDTLVASEAGGARDWEHSTGRYWKVVNPAKLNEFGAPVGYKLMPKDIVPVMVQEGSVIYDRARFVQHNLWVTRYDPKELYAAGDYMYQCAEAQGLPQYVADDASLENTDIVLWYTVGAHHVVCPEDWPVMPCHYTGFKLKPVGFFDGNPALDVPPSPPAACHHH; translated from the coding sequence ATGACCATGGACAGCACCCTGGTGCCGACCGAGTCCACCGATGTCGCCGGCCGCTATCCGCTCGACCCACTGACCGGGGCCGAGATCGAGGCGGCCGCTGCCGTGATCAGCGAATCGGCCTACGCCACACCGACGTTGAAGTTCGTGATGATTCAGCTGGCCGAGCCGGCCAAGACTGCCGCGTTGTCGTTCGCGGGGGAGGCCGAGGTGCCGCGTCAGGCGTTCGTGACGATGTACGACGGTGCCGCCAAGCTGATCTACGAGGCTGTCGTCGACCTCGACGCGAGGGTGATCGACTCGTGGACCCCGATTCCCGGCCGGTTCCCGTCCTATCTCGTCGAACACATGACGGGGGTGGAGGAGAAGGTGCGCGACGACCCGCGATGGCAGGAGGCCATGCGCAAGCGGGGGGTCACCGACTTCAGCCTGGCGATGATCGACCCGTGGCCGGCCGGCTACTACGGCGCGCAGGACCATTACGAGAACTCGCCGCTGATCTGCCGACCGCTGACCTTCATGCGCGCGGCACCGTCGGAGAACGGCTACGCGCGGCCCGTCGAAGGTCTCATCGTGACGTTCGACCTGGACAGCATGGAGATCATCGACATCGAGGACCACGGCGCGGTCCCCTTGCCGTCCAAGGCCGGCAACTACTCCGGGCAATTCATGTTCACGCCCGACAACCGACCCGCGTTCACGCAGTTTCGCGACGACGTCAAGGCGATCGACATCACCCAGCCGCACGGGCCCAGCTTCAAAGTCGACGGATGGAACGTCACCTGGCAGAAATGGTCGCTGCGGGTCGGGTTCAACCCCCGCGAGGGCCTGGTGCTGCACGAGGTGACCTACGCCGACCGTGGCGAGGTCCGGCCCATCATGTATCGCGCCGCACTGTCGGAAATGGTCGTGCCCTACGGTGATTCGTCGCCGACGCACTGGAACAAGAACGTCTTCGACATGGGCGAGGTGGGGATGGGCTTCTCGGCCAACCCGTTGACCCTTGGCTGTGACTGTCTCGGCGAGATCTTCTACTTCGACGGCACGGTCAACGATTCCAGCGGCAACGCCGTCACCATCCCCAACGCCATCTGTATGCATGAGGAGGACTACGGGATCTCCTGGAAGCACACCGATTTCCGCACCGGCGAGGTCGAGGTCCGCCGGTCCCGGCGGCTGGTGATCTCGATGATCTGCACGGTCGGCAACTACGAGTACGGCTTCTTCTGGTACTTCTACAACGATGCGTCCATCGAGATGGAGGTCAAACTCACCGGCGTGCTGACCACCGGTGCGATTCCCGACGGCGAGACGCCGCGCTGGGGCAAGATGGTGGCGCCCGGGATGTACGGACCCAACCACCAGCACTTCTTCAACTTTCGCATGGACATGAGCGTCGACGGCCCGGCAAACAGTGTGTACGAGGTGGATTCGGTGCCCGAGCCGGATCCGGAGCTCAACCCGCACCACAACGCCTGGATCACCCGGGACACCCTGGTCGCGTCGGAGGCCGGCGGCGCCCGGGACTGGGAGCATTCGACGGGCCGGTACTGGAAGGTGGTCAACCCCGCCAAGCTCAACGAGTTCGGCGCACCGGTGGGCTACAAGCTGATGCCCAAGGACATCGTCCCGGTGATGGTGCAGGAAGGGTCGGTGATCTACGACCGGGCCCGGTTCGTCCAGCACAACCTGTGGGTCACCCGCTACGACCCCAAGGAGCTCTACGCCGCGGGTGACTACATGTATCAGTGCGCCGAGGCGCAGGGGCTGCCGCAGTACGTGGCTGACGACGCGTCGCTGGAGAACACCGACATCGTGCTCTGGTACACCGTGGGTGCCCACCATGTGGTCTGCCCGGAGGACTGGCCGGTGATGCCGTGCCACTACACCGGCTTCAAGCTCAAACCGGTGGGATTCTTCGACGGCAATCCGGCTCTGGATGTTCCGCCCTCACCGCCGGCGGCGTGCCACCACCACTGA